The DNA segment CTGGGGGTGGGCGAGCAACGACCAGGGCGGCGAACCGGACGTGGTGCTGGCGGCGGCAGGCGATGTGCCCACGCTGGAAATGCTGGCGGCCATCGATATCCTGCGGCAGCACGCCCCCGAGCTGAAAATCCGCTTTATCAATGTGGTGGACCTGATGACCCTGCAGCCGAAGGAAGAGCATCCGCACGGACTGTCGGACAAGGACTTCGATACGCTGTTTACCACCGACAAGCCGATCATCTTCGCCTATCACGGTTATCCGTGGCTGATCCATCGCCTGAGCTACCGGCGGACCAACCACAGGAACCTGCATGTGCGTGGCTACAAGGAAGAAGGCGCGACCACCACGCCCTTCGACATGGTGGTGCGTAACGATCTCGACCGCTTTCATCTGGTGGCGGACGTGATCGACCGCGTGCCGACGCTGGGTTACCGTGCAGCGCATCTCAAGCAGGCGATGCGCAACAAGCGCATCGAACATCGCGAGTACATCACCAGCCATGGCGAGGACATGCCCGAGATACGCGAATGGCAGTGGAAGGCGAAGTAATGTGTGGCAACACGACAAGGAGAACATGATGACGGACAATTCACTATTGAAGCTGCGCACCCTCGGGCAAAGTATCTGGCTCGATTATATCCAGCGCGGAATGCTCGACAACGGCGAGATCACCCGCATGATCGAGGCCGATGGCCTGGCCGGAATGACCTCCAATCCCGCCATTTTTGAAAAGGCGATTACCGGGCGTCATGACTACGATGCGGCCATTGCGAGCCTGGTCCGCACGGGAGCGAGTGCGCGTGATCTCTACGACAACCTGACCCGCGACGATGTGGGCCATGCTGCGGACCTGCTGTTGCCGGTGTATGAGAAATCAGGGGGGCGCGATGGTTATGTGAGCATCGAGGTATCCCCGCATTTTGCGCATGACTGCGATGCCACGGTCAAGGAGGCGCACGAGCTGTGGGCGCAGCTCGCCCGGCCGAATGTCATGATCAAGGTGCCGGGTACGCGTGCCGGTCTGCCGGCGATTCAGGCGCTGCTTGCCGCCGGCGTGAACGTGAATGTCACGCTGCTGTTCGGGTTGCAGCGCTACCGCGAAGTGACTGACGCATTTGTGCGCGGACTGGAACAGCGCGCCGCCACTGGCGCGCCGCTCGATCAGGTCGCATCGGTGGCCAGTTTTTTCCTGAGCCGTATCGATACGCTCGTGGACCAGCGTCTCGATGTCCTATCCCCGCCGGATACCGGCACTTCGCGCCACCCTTTGCGCGGCGCGGCGGCGATTGCCAGCGCGCGCCTCGCGTATCAGCATTACAAACAATGGACAGCCGGGGTGCGCTGGCAGGCGCTGGCGGCACAGGGCGCGCGCAGTCAGCGCCTGCTGTGGGCCAGCACCGGCACCAAGGATCCGGACTATAGCGACGTGAAATACGTCGAGGCGCTGATCGGGCCGGACACCGTCAACACCCTGCCGCCAGACACCCTGGCCGCAT comes from the Sulfuricella sp. genome and includes:
- the tal gene encoding transaldolase: MMTDNSLLKLRTLGQSIWLDYIQRGMLDNGEITRMIEADGLAGMTSNPAIFEKAITGRHDYDAAIASLVRTGASARDLYDNLTRDDVGHAADLLLPVYEKSGGRDGYVSIEVSPHFAHDCDATVKEAHELWAQLARPNVMIKVPGTRAGLPAIQALLAAGVNVNVTLLFGLQRYREVTDAFVRGLEQRAATGAPLDQVASVASFFLSRIDTLVDQRLDVLSPPDTGTSRHPLRGAAAIASARLAYQHYKQWTAGVRWQALAAQGARSQRLLWASTGTKDPDYSDVKYVEALIGPDTVNTLPPDTLAAYRDHGRPALRLEEDLTAAHELPVQLAGLGIDLEQVSDELEADGVKKFIAPFDKLLAALEQRRIELLG